Proteins from a single region of Macrotis lagotis isolate mMagLag1 chromosome 2, bilby.v1.9.chrom.fasta, whole genome shotgun sequence:
- the OR10X1 gene encoding olfactory receptor 10X1, producing the protein MRINQTFLEEFILVGFSVYPELQVVLFVFFFFLYLLTLTGNLTIMALTWVDHALHTPMYLFLGALSFSETCYTLAIIPKMLEDLLSKDRSISVAGCGLQMCFFLGLGGTNCVILTVMGLDRFLAICNPLRYPTLMTNKACGQLVASAWIGGFFISLTETTLIFGGSFCGPNLIKHFFCHMRAVVRLSCQNSHITEVAVTIISVSGLLGTFLFIILTYVFILSTVLKIPSSEGRKKAFSTCASHLTVVIIHFGFASIVYLKPDAQEGDDTLMAVPYTVVTPFLSPIIFTLRNKDMKNSLKKVLGKKVDMTK; encoded by the coding sequence ATGAGGATCAATCAGACATTCCTAGAAGAATTCATCCTTGTTGGCTTCTCAGTCTACCCAGAGTTGCAGGTTGtcctctttgttttcttcttttttctgtacCTTCTTACCCTCACTGGCAATTTGACCATCATGGCCCTCACCTGGGTGGATCATGCCCTTCATACTCCCATGTATCTCTTTCTTGGTGCCCTCTCCTTCTCTGAAACCTGCTACACATTAGCCATAATACCTAAAATGCTGGAAGACCTGTTGTCCAAGGATAGAAGCATTTCTGTTGCAGGTTGTGGCCTGCAGATGTGTTTCTTCCTTGGACTTGGTGGCACCAACTGTGTTATCCTCACAGTGATGGGTCTTGATCGGTTCCTGGCCATTTGTAACCCTCTCCGCTATCCCACACTCATGACCAACAAAGCATGTGGACAACTTGTGGCTTCAGCTTGGATTGGTGGATTTTTTATCTCGTTGACAGAGACAACATTGATTTTTGGGGGATCCTTCTGTGGTCCCAATCTTATCAAGCATTTCTTCTGTCATATGCGAGCAGTGGTCAGATTATCCTGCCAAAATAGCCATATCACTGAGGTTGCTGTCACAATTATTTCAGTGTCTGGCTTGCTAGGAACATTTCTATTCATCATTCTTACATATGTGTTCATTCTTTCTACGGTTCTTAAGATCCCCTCAtctgagggaaggaagaaggccTTTTCCACCTGTGCCTCCCACCTTACTGTGGTCATCATTCATTTTGGCTTTGCCTCCATTGTCTACTTGAAGCCAGATGCCCAAGAAGGAGATGACACCCTCATGGCTGTCCCATATACTGTTGTCACACCCTTCCTCAGTCCTATCATTTTCACCCTGAGAAACAAGGACATGAAGAATTCCCTGAAAAAAGTACTAGGCAAGAAAGTTGACATGACAAAATGA